One window from the genome of Yarrowia lipolytica chromosome 1B, complete sequence encodes:
- a CDS encoding uncharacterized protein (Compare to YALI0B20636g, weakly similar to uniprot|Q89QU1 Bradyrhizobium japonicum Bll3033 protein): protein MLSPNSWDTHVHLFDPINYPFAGRRTYTTDQALLPGLEAHSRYLCGGMIGNNVLVQPSPYGTDNSLIIDTLRGHSDRQNGYKLRGVVVIDPDNTPVELLQEWWELGIRGVRVNVVSTGQLDVEYVSKTLVKTAALVGPLGYFIQAYIPPNYWDSLFDVIGNLPVTVIADHLGGMKSPGDTGFESLIKLTAKNVLIRVSGFYRLSEQGPGYSDLEEVVQFFASESPNKLIWASDWPHTGGGKQRLLLNPGDVEPFRVIDNHAILQNLRSWVDERTWTNMMETLPDRIYN, encoded by the coding sequence ATGCTTTCGCCAAACTCGTGGGATACACACGTTCATCTATTTGACCCAATTAATTATCCGTTTGCCGGAAGACGAACATACACTACCGACCAGGCACTTCTACCTGGTCTGGAGGCCCATTCCAGATATCTGTGTGGAGGCATGATTGGTAACAATGTACTGGTCCAGCCCTCGCCTTATGGAACAGACAATTCGCTTATTATTGACACGCTCAGAGGTCACTCCGATCGGCAAAACGGATACAAATTGAGAGGAGTGGTGGTAATTGATCCTGATAACACACCcgtggagctgctgcaagAGTGGTGGGAACTGGGTATCAGAGGTGTCAGAGTCAATGTCGTGTCTACCGGTCAATTGGACGTTGAATATGTCTCTAAGACCCTAGTCAAGACAGCCGCTCTTGTCGGCCCTCTCGGCTACTTCATCCAGGCCTATATTCCACCAAACTACTGGGACAGTCTGTTTGATGTCATTGGGAACCTACCAGTAACGGTAATTGCAGACCATTTGGGTGGGATGAAGAGCCCCGGAGACACTGGATTCGAGTCCCTCATCAAGCTGACTGCTAAAAATGTGCTCATTCGAGTCTCTGGATTCTACAGATTGTCTGAACAGGGGCCTGGATACAGCGACTTAGAAGAAGTGGTTCAGTTCTTCGCCTCGGAGAGCCCCAACAAGCTAATTTGGGCTTCTGATTGGCCCCACACTGGCGGAGGAAAACAgagactgctgctcaatCCTGGAGATGTGGAGCCTTTCAGAGTTATTGATAATCATGCCATTCTGCAAAATCTCAGATCCTGGGTAGATGAGCGAACCTGGACTAATATGATGGAAACTCTTCCTGATAGGATTTACAattga
- a CDS encoding uncharacterized protein (Compare to YALI0B20614g, no similarity), with protein MLHATQNSSDCLFSELDSDTDTDKPLLHDTSHTVRFCEPQTKRRMGFRKWFSRTSNEKRPLIDRITTPMDEILTDEPPTTTDALTSPPRGRKYRDHQREEYERRQHYERTRERDRDRDREGDKYSVPRRQLQDSARWHEHVRQQQPHIHQAHQIPYQIPYQMPPGLRQHMHPAYLQPRQISQTPDAISGYPNQSLLRPMSQVIEPRYIRTEGFPVPPVKYAQVPQGMKAEIMELKDDAGNDKNEEKKYAKDKKDDKKKESESPQMQSNIEKMVKNALQNHRPAVYETLVRMNSFVLSLKLALCIACVAFYPLVGILLIVVLFGSEILLELAIKCGPDRS; from the coding sequence ATGCTCCACGCCACACAGAACAGCTCAGATTGCCTCTTCTCCGAGCTCGACAGTGATaccgacacagacaaaCCACTGCTTCACGATACCTCACACACCGTTCGTTTCTGCGAACCCCAGACCAAGCGGCGCATGGGCTTCCGCAAGTGGTTTTCTAGGACCAGCAATGAGAAGAGGCCTCTCATAGACCGCATCACCACACCCATGGACGAGATTTTGACCGACGAACCGCCCACGACTACAGACGCTTtgacttctcctccacgtGGCAGAAAATACAGAGACCATCAGAGAGAAGAGTATGAACGAAGACAGCATTATGAGAGGACGCGAGAACGGGACAGAGACAGGGACAGAGAGGGAGATAAGTACAGTGTTCCCCGGAGACAGCTTCAGGACTCTGCTCGTTGGCATGAACATGTCAGACAACAGCAACCTCACATACATCAAGCACACCAGATACCATACCAGATACCATACCAGATGCCACCAGGGCTGAGGCAACATATGCATCCTGCGTATCTTCAGCCACGACAGATCAGCCAGACGCCAGACGCCATATCGGGATACCCCAACCAGTCGTTACTGCGACCAATGTCTCAGGTGATTGAACCGCGATACATACGGACAGAGGGATTCCCTGTACCACCAGTGAAGTACGCACAGGTCCCCCAGGGAATGAAAGCGGAGATAATGGAGCTGAAGGACGATGCTGGAAATGATAAGAATGAGGAAAAGAAGTATGCCAAGGAtaagaaggacgacaagaagaaggaaagCGAAAGTCCGCAAATGCAGTCAAATATTGAGAAGATGGTCAAGAACGCGTTACAGAACCATCGCCCGGCAGTCTACGAGACTCTTGTTCGGATGAACTCGTTTGTCCTTTCGCTTAAGTTAGCCCTCTGTATAGCCTGTGTGGCTTTTTATCCACTGGTAGGTATTCTTCTCATTGTGGTTCTTTTTGGGTCTGAGATCTTGCTTGAACTAGCTATAAAGTGTGGTCCTGACAGGAGTTAG